DNA sequence from the Lysinibacillus sp. OF-1 genome:
TTCGCTAATAGCCAGCGAAAGCCCGATGATATATACCGAAACTAGCATAGTCATCAATCACTACTATCATACTCTCCTAGTAGCATCCTTATCATCATGAGCGTATTTTACTGACCTTCACTTCACCATGTCGTCAAACCAATAGATAAAGTTTTCTGCTGAATGAAGATAAAACAAACGAAAAAACCCGTTATTACAATGGACGGGCTATTTCAAAAATATGCTATTTACTAAATTATAAATCTAAGTACCAGCGGAATAATGATGAAACACCTAAGTCAACTAATACAAAAAATAAAGCCATAATGACAACAGTTGAAATTACAACGACTGTATATTTCGTTAGTTCTTTACTTTTTGGCCAGCTTGTTTTGCGCATTTCAGACATTACATCACTTAAAAAGCCTTTGATCTTGCCCATTCTAGCTTAACCTCCGAATCAATCATATCTGTCTATTTACATATCATTTTATAGCGTTTGTTTATGCATTGTATGTTCATTGCAATGCGAGCAAAATTTCTTTAATTCGAGACGTACAGTTGAACCTTCTTTAGCTGGGAACGTGTAATTTCTCGACCCGCATTTCTCGCAATTTAGCACGACTTTTTTTGCCATATACTCACCTTTTTCGGCACTTTGTCTTTTTAAGACTAACACCTATATTTGTCAATGTCAATAAAGGCCTATATGGACTAAGACATTTCCTCAAGGACCAAATGTCGCTCTAATTTACGCTTGACCCGCTGCAATGCATTATCAATCGATTTCACATGGCGATTTAATTTCTCAGAAATTTCATGATAAGACTGACCATCTAAATATAAAGCTAAAACTTGTAGTTCTAATTCACTTAAAATCTCACTCATTTTTTCTTCTAAATAGCCGAACTCTTCTCTATGAATCATCAATTCTTCTGGATCGTCCATAATAGCACCTGTTAGCACATCCATTAGCGTTCGGTCTGACTCTTCATCAAATATAGGCTTGTCCAAAGAGATATAGGAGTTTAGTGGAATATGCTTTTGCCTAGTAGCTGTTTTAATCGCCGTGATAATCTGCCTTGTAATACACAGCTCTGCAAAAGCCCTAAAAGAAGCCAGTTTATCGCCTTTAAAATCACGGATCGCTTTATATAAACCAATCATACCCTCTTGCACGATGTCTTCCTTATCTGCTCCAATTAAGAAATAGGACCTTGCCTTTGCTCTTACTAACAAACGGTATTTCGTAATTAAGTAATCCAACGCATCTGTATTACCTTGATGCACCATTTCAATAAGTTCTTCATCATTGAATCGTTCAAAATCTTGTGTCACTTGTACAATGCTATTTTTAAACATGGTATCACCTCAGCCACAACAGATAATTAGGAACAGTATAACGGAATTGGAAAATATGCGTCAATCTATCATTTCAATCCTCGTCGCCATTTTTCAAAAGCAAGTGCAACATCTGGCTTTAATTCTATACGAGAAGGCGGCTTGCTTTCTTGTTTGCGCCTCACGTCATGTGAAATTTTATGTTGGATAATGCTTGTATCAATTTCTAGCTCTCTAGCCGATTTCCTTAGAGCACCATTACCAAAGATAACGCTTTGCTCTGCCATATCGGACGTTGCTACATGTATCTGTACATTTCTAGCCTTTAGTTCACGCGTCATTTTTTCTATTCGTTCATCTGCCGTTTCATTTTTACGGGTATAAATGACTTCTACACCATTTTCTATATAAGATTGCTCAACTCCTGGTACAAGATGTGCGTCAAAAACAATAATTACGCGCCAGTCCATAGCCGCTTTATATTCAGCCATAACTTCTATCAGCTTTCTGCGCGCATCCTCAAAATTTGTATCACGCAATGGCCGCAGCTCTTTCCAAGATCCAATCATATTATAGCCATCAACAAGCAAAATGTTTTTCATTGTTACTCATTCGCTTCTTGACGTTTACGATACACTTCATACATTAAAAGCGCTGCAGCAACTGATGCGTTTAATGATGTAACATGCCCAACCATTGGTAAGTGATATAAAAAATCGCATTTTTCTTTTAATAAACGACCCATTCCCTTGCCCTCACTGCCAATAATGATGGCTAACGGTAATGTGGCATCCATTTTTCGATAATCCACCGAGCCCTTCGCATCTGTACCAGCGATCCATACACCTCGTTCTTTTAGTTCATCAACCGTTTGAGCAAGATTGTTCACACGTACAACTGGAACATGTTCAATAGCACCTGTGGATGCTTTTGCCACTACAGCTGTTAAACTAACAGATCGACGCTTTGGAATAATAATACCATGTGCTCCGATAGCATCAGCCGTTCGCATAATAGACCCTAGATTATGAGGATCCTCTAGCTCGTCTAAAATTAGGAAAAAAGGATCTTCCTGTTTATTGGCTGCAGCTGCAAATAAATCCTCAAGTTCAGCATACTTATAAGCGGCAACAGATGCAACAATTCCTTGATGATTAGCACTCGATAATTGATCGACTTTCTTTTTTGGGACAAACTGAACTATTACACCACGTTCTCGGGCTAAATCTAGCAATTCATTCACACCAGATTTTTTGACACCTTCTGCAATCCATACTTTATTCATATCGCGGCCTGAACGAAGTGCTTCTAACACTGGGTTTTTACCGGCAATAATTTCACCATTTTGTTCTGCCATTATTTAGACACTCCCTTTGATTCCTCGATTATTTGAATAGCATATGCAATGATTTCATACACGCGTTCTAGTTCATTTAATAAATATAAACTACCAAGCACTGCCTCAAAGCCTGAGCTATTACGATAGGTTTGGACATCTGTATTTTTTGGTACAGAGCCGGATTTGGCATTGCGTCCACGACGGAACACAGCCAATTCCTCCTCTGTTAAATAATTTTCATCCATCATGCGATGAACGATCATAGATTGCGCTTTTGCTGAAACATAACGAGTTGCCTCTCGATGCAGCGTATTCGGCTTAACACGGCCAGAACGTAGCAAATGCTCACGTATTTTTTGTTCTAATACGGCATCCCCCATATAGGCTAATGCCAGCGCATTTAATTGCTTAACATCTTCATTGCGAAGTTTATCCAACTTTATTACCCTCGTTTCCATCTAGTTCCTTGTCGTGTATCTTCTAAAATGATACCCTGGGCTTGCAAATGGTCACGGATCTCATCAGAACGAGCAAAATCACGGTTTTTACGTGCCTCTACGCGCTCTTGTAGCAATGCTTCAATTTCTTCGTCTAATAGCTCTTCTTCTTTTACAAATTCAATACCTAAGACGTCGCCTACTACTTCAAAAGTTTCCATAAATGTTTCTAAAACTTTTTTGCAAGTATTTGCTTCATTTAAGTAAATATTAGCAATACGTGCTACCTCGAATAATACTGAAATAGCGTTTGCAGTATTAAAGTCATCATCC
Encoded proteins:
- the secE gene encoding preprotein translocase subunit SecE: MGKIKGFLSDVMSEMRKTSWPKSKELTKYTVVVISTVVIMALFFVLVDLGVSSLFRWYLDL
- the rpmG gene encoding 50S ribosomal protein L33, with the translated sequence MAKKVVLNCEKCGSRNYTFPAKEGSTVRLELKKFCSHCNEHTMHKQTL
- the sigH gene encoding RNA polymerase sporulation sigma factor SigH; this translates as MFKNSIVQVTQDFERFNDEELIEMVHQGNTDALDYLITKYRLLVRAKARSYFLIGADKEDIVQEGMIGLYKAIRDFKGDKLASFRAFAELCITRQIITAIKTATRQKHIPLNSYISLDKPIFDEESDRTLMDVLTGAIMDDPEELMIHREEFGYLEEKMSEILSELELQVLALYLDGQSYHEISEKLNRHVKSIDNALQRVKRKLERHLVLEEMS
- a CDS encoding NYN domain-containing protein yields the protein MKNILLVDGYNMIGSWKELRPLRDTNFEDARRKLIEVMAEYKAAMDWRVIIVFDAHLVPGVEQSYIENGVEVIYTRKNETADERIEKMTRELKARNVQIHVATSDMAEQSVIFGNGALRKSARELEIDTSIIQHKISHDVRRKQESKPPSRIELKPDVALAFEKWRRGLK
- the rlmB gene encoding 23S rRNA (guanosine(2251)-2'-O)-methyltransferase RlmB; the encoded protein is MAEQNGEIIAGKNPVLEALRSGRDMNKVWIAEGVKKSGVNELLDLARERGVIVQFVPKKKVDQLSSANHQGIVASVAAYKYAELEDLFAAAANKQEDPFFLILDELEDPHNLGSIMRTADAIGAHGIIIPKRRSVSLTAVVAKASTGAIEHVPVVRVNNLAQTVDELKERGVWIAGTDAKGSVDYRKMDATLPLAIIIGSEGKGMGRLLKEKCDFLYHLPMVGHVTSLNASVAAALLMYEVYRKRQEANE
- a CDS encoding Mini-ribonuclease 3; translated protein: METRVIKLDKLRNEDVKQLNALALAYMGDAVLEQKIREHLLRSGRVKPNTLHREATRYVSAKAQSMIVHRMMDENYLTEEELAVFRRGRNAKSGSVPKNTDVQTYRNSSGFEAVLGSLYLLNELERVYEIIAYAIQIIEESKGVSK